The DNA region TCAACGTCTGCGGCAACACCGTGAACGTGATCGCCCTGCTCAACCCGGCGTTCGGCAACACCTGCGCCAACGTGTCGGACCACGACAACGACCGCAAGCACGAGGTCAAGGACGAGCACGAGGACCAGCACGAGGACGAGTACGGTCACTGATTCCCGTAAGGGCGTCGACCGGGCCTCCCCCCTGCGCTCCGGCGCAGGGGGGAGGCCTGCCCGTTTCCGGGTCGTCCAGGAGCCGGTACGTGCCGCTCAGACGTACCGGTGGAAGCGGGTGTGGTCCATGAGCTGCGAGGGTGCCACGTCCCAGGGCGGCATCCGCTCGTCGAACGCGAAGACGCGCCCCCGCTGGGGGTCGCCGGCGCCGAGCGCCCGGCCCGGCAGGTACCGGGAGCGTGGGTGCGCCTTCTGCCAGCGCGTCCAGAGCAGGTCCAGGTACGCGTGGTGCAGCCAGAAGACGGGATCGTCGGGCGAGGCGGCGCCCGCCATCGACCCGCCGATCCAGCGGTGCACCCGGTTGTGGTTGGAGATCCCGCGCGTCCCCCGGATGTCCCAGCCCTCCATCCTGTTCCGGAAACCGGTGGTGCTGACGCTGTTCCAGGGGGCGGCGTCGTAGACCGGGTCGCGCAGAGCACGATCCACGTCCGCCCTGCCGGGGAGAGTGACCGGCGCGGACGGCCGGCCGAAGTTCCTCCGCAGGAAGTGGTCGCCGGTGACGCCGCCGCTGATGCGCCAGTTGCCCTCCTGGTAGGCGAAGGGACCGGTCATGACCTGCCGGTCGCCCGGCCGGCCGTTCCCGCCGAGGAAATCCGCCGCCCAGAGGGAGGCGGCCGGGGTGTTGTCCCGCGTCCAGTCCCAGTAAGGGATCGACACGGCCGGATCGACGGCCTGCAGCGCCTTCTCGAACTCCAGCAGGTACCGGCGGTGCCAGGGGAAGAAGGACGGGGTCATGTGGGCGGGCCGTGGCCTGCTCTCGGCGTCGGTGACGTAGTAGTGCCGGTGCATCGAGACGAAGTCGTCGTAGCGGCCCGAGCGCTTGAGCTCCAGGATCGCGCCCACGAGACGCTTCTTCTCCGTGCGCGTGAGGTTGCGCTGGTTCTTGCGGCTGTACACCCGTACTCGTCCTTCGGGTCAGATGGTGTGCGGAGAGGTGGCGGACAGCTGGGCGGGGCCGATCTCGTCGACCGCGGCCCGGGCCGTCGCGAGCAGCGTCGGGAAGGACTCGTAGTGGTTGACCGTGCTGAGGAAGCTCCCGTCGGCGCGCCTCATGACGTGCAGCGGTCTGCCGTCGATGCGGACGTCGACGGCCGGCGCGGCGGCCACGGCGCCGGCGTCGCCTGCGCGTGGCTGCCCGCCCGCCGCGACCACCGAGCCGGCCGTGCCGCGGATGTCCCGGCCCCGGTAGGTCTCGGAGAAGCGCTCGGGGCCCACGAAGTTGCGATCCGGGCGGGAACCGTGCCCGGTGCTGCCGAGGAGGGCGGGGGCGAGCGCACCTCCCGTGCACGCGACGACGGTTGCGGTGAAGGCCGCGCGCAGCGCGATACGGCGTGCCGGCCGCCCCGGCCCCTCGCCCTCACCGGTGGTCGGGTGGTCCATGTGTGTCCCTGCCTTTCGTCCGCTCTGCCGGATTTGCACTCTCGGGATGGGCAACGAGCCGGCGCGCGAACAGTTCTCGTCCCGGCCCCTTCACGCGACCGTGGGAATGTGCCGGCCGGTCCGGCCGCGTCGGCCGCCCAGGGCCTACGGCCCGGATCAGGCTGGGTCAGGGGAGCGGCCGGTGCCGTGCGTCGTGGGACGGAGGACGGCGCCGCCGGAGGTCTCCCCTGCTCGAGCGTGGGGGTCTCGCCCGCTCGAACGGAGCCGAGAGGTCGGGAGGAGGAGCCCCGGCAACTGACGACGCCGCGGCGAGGCGCGGCACCGGGGCCCGGGCACCTGAGCCCGGCATGATCCGCACGAGAGGCCCCGGCGGCACGCGCCCGGGCCTCAGGGACCGTCCGAACTACCGGAGGTTGAGCATGACAGCGCCGACACAGGTGTCCACGGGCCGGGTGCGCAGCGCGGCGGACATCGATCTGGCCGACCCGTCGTTCTGGCGGCTTCCCCGGCCTGAGCGGCTGTCCGCGTTCGCCCGCCTGCGGGAGCTGGACGCGCCCGTCCGGTTCACGCCGCGCACGGGTTCGCGCACACCGTTCCACGCGCTGGTGCGCCATGAGGACGTGAAGGCGGCCAGCCGCCGGCCACAGGCCTTCGCCAGCGCGCCGGGCGTCACCACTCCGGAACCTGCCCGCTGGGCCAAGGCGGTGTTCGGCAACTCGATGGTCAACATGGACGGTGCCGAACACGCCGGTCTGCGCCGGACCATCTCACGTGCCTTCACCCCGAGGCTGCTCGCCGCCGCCGAGGTGAACATCGCCTCCGTCGCCGCGCGGCTGGTGGACGAGACGGACGCCGAGCGTCCCGGTGACTTCATGCGGTCGCCCGCCTCCCGTATGCCTTTCGAGGTCATCTGCGACCTGATGGGCATTCCCGGGCGCCACCGCGCGAGGATCGCTGAGCAGATCGACCACGCCTCGGAGTACGTCGGCGTCCAGCGCAGGGGGCTCGCCAGGCTGCGTGTGCCCGGTCGGGGCCTGCGGTCGCTGGCCCGCATGCAACTGGTCATGGCGGGCATCGCCCGCGAGCGCCGGCGCGACCCCGCGGACGACGTCATCTCGGCGCTGGTCCGCGCGGACGTCGACGGCCTGGCGCTGTCCGCCCGTCAGCTGGGGGCGTTCTTCTCGCTCCTGCTCGTGGCGGGTGTCGAGACGACACGCAACGCCATCGCCCACGGGGTGGCCCTGCTGACCGCGCATCCGGAACAGCGGGCCCTGCTGGAGTCCGACTTCGACCGGTACGCGGACAGTGCGGTCGACGAGATCGTCCGGTACTCGACACCGATCATCCAGTTCCGCCGGACGGTCGCGGCGGAGCAGGAGCTGGGCGGCCGGACCTTCCTGCCCGGCGAGAAGGTGATCCTGCTCTACGCCTCCGCGAACCGGGACGGTTCGGTATTCGCCGACCCCGACGCGTTCGACATCACCCGATCCCCCAATCCGCACCTCGGATACGGCGGAGGCGGTCCGCACCATTGCCTGGGAGCCCATCTGGCCAGGCTGGAGATGAAAGCGCTCTTCCGGGAACTGCTCACTCGCCCCGTGGGTATCCGGGCGGTGGGCGAACCGCTCCTCGTCGATTCGAACTTCGACAACCGCGTCCGGTCCCTTCCTCTCGCCTTCGGCATTTCTCACCCGAATGGCGCGGACTGATTCTCCGGGTGTCGCTAATGGTCTACTCCCGGGCACGCGCACAACCCGTCGTGGGGCGTTTCTCCTTATCGTCGACACGGTCGGAGGTGTGCCACAAGCGAAGGAGGAGCCGTGCCCATACAGCGTCGTCTCAGAGACCTCGGCATCGGAGCGGCCGCGCTCGCCCTCCTCGTCGGTGGCGTGGTCGTCGCGGACCGGGACGGGCAGGACGCCCAGACCGGCAAGGGCGCCTCCCCCGCTCCCCCGGCAGGTGCCGGTACGACCGCGGTCGGCGCCTATCTGGACTACGGGCCGAAGGGCGTGGAGCGCATGGCGGAGCTGTCGGGCTGGCTCGGCGGCGCGGAGCTTCGCGTGGGGCACAGCTATCTGCCGGGTGATCTGTGGGAGAACATCGAAGGACGTCCGGGATTCCTCGCCTCGTGGGCCGCGTGGCGGCGGGGCGCCGAGGACCGGATGTTCGTCCTCAACACCCCGATGCTGGAGCGCAACGAGGAACGCGTCTCCGACGGGGAGGTGCGTGGCCTCCTGAACGCGGGCGCCGCCGGGGAGTTCGACGAGCACTTCCGCAGGCTGGCCGAGCGTCTGGTCCTGCTGGGTGTCCCGGACACGGTGATCGTGCTCGGCTGGGAGATGAACGGCACCACGTACACCCACCGCTGCGGCCCGGATCCCGTGGCGTGGAGGACGTACTGGAACCGGATCGTCACCACCATGCGCTCGGTGCCCGGCCAGGAGTTCCGCTTCGACTTCACACCGAGCCGTGGCCGGGACGCCATTCCCTGGACCGAGTGCTACCCCGGCGACGGCGTCGTCGACATCATCGGCATGGACTCCTACGACCAGCCTCCCGCGCGGACCTTCGACGAGCAGGTCAACGAGCCGTACGGGCTGCAGAAGCAGGTCGACTTCGCGGCCGAGCACGGCAAGCCCATCTCCTACCCTGAGTGGGGGCTGTTCCGCAACGGCGACAACCCCGAGTACATGCGCCGCATGCTCGCATGGTTCGAGCAGCACAAGCCGGTGTACCAGACGATCACGGACTACTGCCCGCACGGCGTGTGGCAGTGCGCCGAGAACCCTGAGTCCTCCCGCGTGTTCCGCGAGACGCTGTCCCGGAGACCCGGCACCGTCGACCCCGCCGAGCCCACGCCGGTGCCGAGCGGGACGCCGGAGCCCGACGAGCCCACCCCGACCGTCCCGGACCCGGACACGAACGGGCGGGAGTGGTGCTTCAGCGTGCCGATGGGCGAATGGTTCGGCCAGTGGCTGCCGGACCAGGAGTTCTGCCTGCGCGACCACGCGTGAGCCGGCCGCCCACAGCTCTCGGCCCACGCCGGCGGCCCCGCTCCCGGCCGTCGGCGCGGTCGTGGAGCGGCCCGCGCATCGGAGTGAACCCGCCGGGCCCATAGGGTGTGCCCCATGTCTGCTCCGTTGAGTTCCGTCAGGACCCGCGCCGCTCTCCGTACGTCGGCGCGCGTGTCGGGCGAGATGCTGCTGGTCCTCGTGATGGCCGCAGTGGCCTTGTGGGTTCTGGGCCGCATGTGGTCGGTCGTCTGGCCGCTCATAGTCGGCCTGCTGCTCACCACGCTCACCTGGCCCGTGACGCGGTTCCTGCGCCGGCGCGGGTGGTCACCCGCCCTCGCGGCCTCGGCTGTCACGGTGCTGTTCCTCCTGGTCGCCGCGGGCGTCGCGGCGCTCATCGCCGTGCCGGTGGCGTCGCAGTCGGGGGAGCTGGCCGACGGTGTGGGGGAAGGCATCCAGCGGCTTCGCGAGTGGGCCTCCGGGCCGCCGCTGAACGTCGGTGACGACCAGATCACGGGTGCGTTCGACGCCGCGACCTCCCGCGTCCAGGACAGCGTGGGCAGCTTGGTCACCACGCTCGTCACCGGCGTGAGCACCGTGGTCAACGGTGTGGTCACCGCCGTTCTGGCGGTCTTCCTGATGTTCTTCTTCCTGAAGGACGGTCCGCGGTTCCTGCCGTGGCTCGAGCGTCAGCTGCCCGGCCGGCTCGCCACCGACATCCCGACCGTCGCCGCGCGCTCCTGGGACACGCTCGGCGAGTTCGTACGTTCACAGGCGTACGTCGGTCTGCTCGACGCCGTGCTCATCGGGCTCGGTCTGTGGATCGTGGGGGTGCCGCTGGTGCTTCCACTGGCGGTGCTCACCTTCGTGGCCGCGTTCGTGCCGATCGTGGGTGCCCTCTTCGCCGGCTTCGTCGCGGTCCTCATCGCCCTGGTGTCGAACGGGCTGACGGACGCGCTGATCGTCCTGGCGATCATCATCGTGGTGCAGCAGCTCGAGGGCAATGTCTTCCAGCCCATGATCCAGAGTCGCGGACTCGGCCTGCACGCCGCGGTGGTCCTGCTGGCGGTGACGCTCGGCGGCAGTCTGGCCGGCGTCGTGGGCAGCCTGCTCGCCGTACCCGTCGCCGCGCTGATCGCCGTGGTCTGGAACTATCTGCGCGAGCAGCTCGCCGCCCCGGGGCAGGGACCGGATGCCACCGAACCGTCGGAGGGTGCCGTCGTTCCTTCGTGACGGCCCCGGCGCGGCGGCCGGTTCTCGACGACGACGGCCGGTGAGCAGGGCCCCGCCCCTCACCACCCGGTCCACAGAAGGTGGTTGACCAGCAGCACCACGACCGCGTGGGCTGCGAGCCAGCCCTTGCGGTCCCTGCCGGGCAGGAGCGCGGCGGCGGGCAGGAGCCAGACCATGAAGGGCTGCCAGATACGTTCCGTCTCCGCCTTGCTCATGCCGGAGAGGTCGGCCACGAGGAGTGCCAGGAGAGCGGCCAGGGTGAGGACCGCCAGCCGCTGCGCCGTGGTCGCGGAACCGTGACGCACCGCTCGCAGGGCCGCGGGGGCACTCGCCCCGGCCCGGCGCAGACCTGCGACGGTACCGAGGCCGACGGCGAGGGTGGTGCAGGCGAGGTTTCCCCAGACCCAGTAGGAGTACGGGCGGACCCCGCCCGCGCCCTGGTAGTAACGCTCGACCAGCTGCCGGTACCCCTCCCACCAGTTGAACCCCGCCAGGGTGAAGACCACGGGGACGGTCAGTGCGCCGAGGAGGAACAGCGGGGCCGGGCGGGCCGTACGCGCGAGCACGAGGACCGCGAGCAGGAGCGCGGCGACGAGCGTCAGACCGTAACTGAGGTAGCAGGTCAGTGCGAACAGGAGGCCGGAGCCGAGCGCGGCGGCTGCCGGGAACCGTGCCGTGCGGGTCGCGGCGAGGGCCAGCAGGGCGACGGACCACGCCGCGACGGCGGCGAAGTAGCCGTCGGCCGAGGTGCCGGTCCACACGGCGAAGGGGGCGAGGACGAGGAAGGGGGCCGCGCGACGTGCGAGGTGTTCGCCCGTCAGGGCGCGCAGGGTGATCAGGACGGCGACTGCCGCCGAACCGCCGAGAACGATGCACCAGACACCCGCCCAGGCCCCGCCTCCGAGTCCGACCCGGTCCAGGCCGACGAAGGTGAGGGTGGCGCCCGGCGGATGGCCGGCGACGTGGGCCGGCCAGTTGCCGGGAGGACCGATCACGATGTGGTCGGTGAAACCGCGCAGAGCCGCTCCCACGTCGTCGAAGCGGTCGATGACACGGAGGTACTCGTGCTTGGTGGTCAGCCTCCGCGCGATTCCCCGGTACCAGCCCTCGACCAGCGCCAGGGAGAGGATCCAGGCCAGGGAGGCCGCCCAGCCGGTGAGGAGCAGGCGCCGCCAGGGAAGCCGGACCGCGAGTCCCGGCCCGTAGGCGATCACGACGACCGCGACGGCCACCGCGGCCGGTGTGCCGGGGCCGAGATGCGGGTCCCACGAGGCCAGGAGGGGCGGCCATCGCACCTGGAGGCTGCCGTTCGCGTCCTGGAGCACCCGCCCGACGAGTACGGCCGCGGCCACGAGCAGGATGCCTCCGGCGGCGGTGGCCAGATCGCGGCGCCGTCCAGTCGCGGGGAGCACGGTGGGCGCGGTCGTGCGGGTGCGTTCGCTGTACTGCTCGGTCGTCACGCAGGCACGCTATGCACAAGGAGGCCGAGGCGGGTGGTGCGACGCAGGCGCGTCACACAACCGTCAGATCCGGCGCCTCCCACGGTGACGTCAGAGTTTCGTCAGGAGTCGTAACCCCTGCCGGGTGGTGTGCCCGGCATACCGTCTGCCCATGGGCCACAGACCTCTCCGTACTCTCACTCCCCCGCCGCCCACCCGGCCGGCGTTCTGGCGCAGTCCGGTGCGCGGGGTCCGGTTCACGGCCGTACTGGGCCTGGTACTGCTCGTCGGGCTGACGCTGCTGTTCGTGACCGGACTGCTGTCGTACGCGGCCTACAACCCGGACCTGGCCGCGGTGAACGACAAGACGCCCGACAAGGGGTGGCTGGGCTTCTACCTCTTCGACTGGCCGGCCGGACCGCACTGGCTGTACCGCCTGACGCAGGGGCTCCACGTCACCGCAGGCATCGTGCTCGTACCGGTGCTGCTGGCCAAGCTGTGGTCGGTCGTCCCGAAGCTCTTCGCGCTGCCGCCCGCCCGGTCCATGGGGCGCGCCCTGGAGCGGGTGTCGCTGCTGCTGCTCGTGGGGGGTGCCCTGTTCGAGTTCGTCACGGGGCTGCTCGACATCCAGCTGGAGTACGTCTTCCCGGGCTCCTTCTATCCGCTGCACTTCTACGGCGCCTGGGTGTTCTTCGCCGCGTTCCTCACCCACGCCGGGCTGAAGCTGCCCCGGGCCGTGCGCGTCCTGCGCCACGGCATCCCGCGGGGGGATACGGACGAGCCGGCCGGCATCCTGCGGGGGGAGACGGACGAGCTGGCGTCCCCGTCCCCCCTCGCCCCGTCCGTCTCCCGGCGCGGCGCCCTCACGACGGTCGGTGCGGGGTCGCTGCTCCTGCTGGTCACCTCCGCGGGGCGGAGCTTCGACGGGCCGCTGCGGCGTACGGCCCTGCTGACGCCCCGCGGCGGAGCCGAACCGGGATCCGGACCCAACGGCTTCCAGATCAACAAGACCGCCGCCAAGGCGGGCATCCGGCCCGCCGACACGGGAGCGGACTGGCGGCTCACGGTCGTCGGCCCGGCCGGTGAGTTCCGGCTGACCCTGCGGGAGCTGCTGGCGATGGACCAGCACAGCGCGGCGCTGCCCATCGCCTGTGTGGAGGGCTGGTCGACGTCCGACCAGTGGTGGCGCGGGGTGCGGCTGCGCGACCTGGCGGCGCTCGCCGGGCACCCGCGAACACCGCCCGGGGTACTCGTACGGTCCGTCCAGCGCAGCGGTCCCTTCCGCACGGTCGCGCTGCGCGACAACCAGGTGCGCGATCCGCGTTCGCTGCTGGCCCTGGAGGTCAACGGCGAGGTCCTGTCACCGGACCACGGTTATCCGGCGCGGACCATCGTGCCGGCCGCCCCCGGGGTGATGAACACGAAATGGGTCACCCGGCTGACGTTCGGAGAGGTGTGATGAGGGTGCTGCGCCGCTGGTACGGGCAGGGGCCGCTCCATCTGCTGCTGATGGCGGCGTCGTTCGCCCTCGCCGGCTATGCGGGGGTACGGCTGCTGGACGGCGACACGTTTCTGATCATCCTGTGGTTCGTGGGTGTCGCGCTGGTGCACGACCTGGTCCTGGTGCCGCTCTACGCGTCGGCGGACCGGGCCCTGCGCACGGTGCCGGTGCGGCGCCCGGGGCTGGTGAACTCCGTGCGCGTACCCGCTCTCCTGTCCGGGCTGCTCCTGCTGATGTGGTTGCCCCTCATCACGGGGTCGGAACACTACGAGCCCGCGAGCGGGATGTCGCCCGACAGGTTCCTGGGGAACTGGCTGCTGATCACGGCCGTGCTGTTCGCCGCCTCGGCGCTCCGGCTCCTCGTACCGGCGGTACGGTCCCGGCGCAGGGCGAGGAAGGGCCGCCC from Streptomyces sp. B1I3 includes:
- a CDS encoding tyrosinase family oxidase copper chaperone, with product MDHPTTGEGEGPGRPARRIALRAAFTATVVACTGGALAPALLGSTGHGSRPDRNFVGPERFSETYRGRDIRGTAGSVVAAGGQPRAGDAGAVAAAPAVDVRIDGRPLHVMRRADGSFLSTVNHYESFPTLLATARAAVDEIGPAQLSATSPHTI
- a CDS encoding cytochrome P450: MTAPTQVSTGRVRSAADIDLADPSFWRLPRPERLSAFARLRELDAPVRFTPRTGSRTPFHALVRHEDVKAASRRPQAFASAPGVTTPEPARWAKAVFGNSMVNMDGAEHAGLRRTISRAFTPRLLAAAEVNIASVAARLVDETDAERPGDFMRSPASRMPFEVICDLMGIPGRHRARIAEQIDHASEYVGVQRRGLARLRVPGRGLRSLARMQLVMAGIARERRRDPADDVISALVRADVDGLALSARQLGAFFSLLLVAGVETTRNAIAHGVALLTAHPEQRALLESDFDRYADSAVDEIVRYSTPIIQFRRTVAAEQELGGRTFLPGEKVILLYASANRDGSVFADPDAFDITRSPNPHLGYGGGGPHHCLGAHLARLEMKALFRELLTRPVGIRAVGEPLLVDSNFDNRVRSLPLAFGISHPNGAD
- a CDS encoding glycoside hydrolase family 26 protein translates to MPIQRRLRDLGIGAAALALLVGGVVVADRDGQDAQTGKGASPAPPAGAGTTAVGAYLDYGPKGVERMAELSGWLGGAELRVGHSYLPGDLWENIEGRPGFLASWAAWRRGAEDRMFVLNTPMLERNEERVSDGEVRGLLNAGAAGEFDEHFRRLAERLVLLGVPDTVIVLGWEMNGTTYTHRCGPDPVAWRTYWNRIVTTMRSVPGQEFRFDFTPSRGRDAIPWTECYPGDGVVDIIGMDSYDQPPARTFDEQVNEPYGLQKQVDFAAEHGKPISYPEWGLFRNGDNPEYMRRMLAWFEQHKPVYQTITDYCPHGVWQCAENPESSRVFRETLSRRPGTVDPAEPTPVPSGTPEPDEPTPTVPDPDTNGREWCFSVPMGEWFGQWLPDQEFCLRDHA
- a CDS encoding tyrosinase family protein; translation: MYSRKNQRNLTRTEKKRLVGAILELKRSGRYDDFVSMHRHYYVTDAESRPRPAHMTPSFFPWHRRYLLEFEKALQAVDPAVSIPYWDWTRDNTPAASLWAADFLGGNGRPGDRQVMTGPFAYQEGNWRISGGVTGDHFLRRNFGRPSAPVTLPGRADVDRALRDPVYDAAPWNSVSTTGFRNRMEGWDIRGTRGISNHNRVHRWIGGSMAGAASPDDPVFWLHHAYLDLLWTRWQKAHPRSRYLPGRALGAGDPQRGRVFAFDERMPPWDVAPSQLMDHTRFHRYV
- a CDS encoding molybdopterin-dependent oxidoreductase — translated: MGHRPLRTLTPPPPTRPAFWRSPVRGVRFTAVLGLVLLVGLTLLFVTGLLSYAAYNPDLAAVNDKTPDKGWLGFYLFDWPAGPHWLYRLTQGLHVTAGIVLVPVLLAKLWSVVPKLFALPPARSMGRALERVSLLLLVGGALFEFVTGLLDIQLEYVFPGSFYPLHFYGAWVFFAAFLTHAGLKLPRAVRVLRHGIPRGDTDEPAGILRGETDELASPSPLAPSVSRRGALTTVGAGSLLLLVTSAGRSFDGPLRRTALLTPRGGAEPGSGPNGFQINKTAAKAGIRPADTGADWRLTVVGPAGEFRLTLRELLAMDQHSAALPIACVEGWSTSDQWWRGVRLRDLAALAGHPRTPPGVLVRSVQRSGPFRTVALRDNQVRDPRSLLALEVNGEVLSPDHGYPARTIVPAAPGVMNTKWVTRLTFGEV
- a CDS encoding AI-2E family transporter translates to MSAPLSSVRTRAALRTSARVSGEMLLVLVMAAVALWVLGRMWSVVWPLIVGLLLTTLTWPVTRFLRRRGWSPALAASAVTVLFLLVAAGVAALIAVPVASQSGELADGVGEGIQRLREWASGPPLNVGDDQITGAFDAATSRVQDSVGSLVTTLVTGVSTVVNGVVTAVLAVFLMFFFLKDGPRFLPWLERQLPGRLATDIPTVAARSWDTLGEFVRSQAYVGLLDAVLIGLGLWIVGVPLVLPLAVLTFVAAFVPIVGALFAGFVAVLIALVSNGLTDALIVLAIIIVVQQLEGNVFQPMIQSRGLGLHAAVVLLAVTLGGSLAGVVGSLLAVPVAALIAVVWNYLREQLAAPGQGPDATEPSEGAVVPS